The following proteins come from a genomic window of Montipora capricornis isolate CH-2021 chromosome 9, ASM3666992v2, whole genome shotgun sequence:
- the LOC138015532 gene encoding beta-sarcoglycan-like, whose translation MSRENLHKRENTRSRSSMRDKLVEKQKAVDEHESNFTAGRINVRERYLHRTGIRGRKSWIFFCVLYLLGLVVIVNLVMLVILYNVLQIDKDGMKCLSFFENKMVRWHCSSDMNSITLYKNQAGPFKDHNLHIEAEEDKVVFHGGPLTTSAEIHVGPDKTEIVAKRGFRFVDPYVKKTILNLNGSVWHVNPESVKASTVSGDSLVSHRVVSNENENLTIAAEKEISVEGHEGVFFDGKMLRFHAEQDVSLLSKEIVFDASGGVYFGDRLPVADSGSPSAEVYKLCACVNNGKLFRVKATVNNPTCATAEIIC comes from the exons aaacgagAGAATACAAGGTCTCGTTCATCCATGCGAGATAAGCTTGTTGAAAAGCAGAAAGCAGTGGATGAGCATGAGAGCAACTTCACTGCTGGTCGCATCAACGTCCGCGAACGCTACCTTCACAGAACTGGAATTAGGGGCAGAAAAAGCTGGatattcttttgtgttttgtaCCTTCTGGGCCTAGTCGTCATTGTGAACCTTGTG ATGCTAGTTATCTTGTATAATGTCCTGCAAATAGACAAGGATGGAATGAAGTGCTTgtcattttttgaaaataaaatggtGCGCTGGCACTGCTCAAGTGATATGAACTCGATCACGCTATACAAGAATCAAGCTGGACCGTTTAAAGATCACAACTTGCATATTGAAGCAGAAGAGGATAAG GTTGTGTTTCATGGAGGTCCCCTAACCACTAGTGCAGAGA TCCATGTAGGACCAGACAAGACAGAGATCGTGGCCAAACGTGGCTTCAGATTTGTTGATCCATACGTAAAGAAGACAATTCTCAATTTGAATGGAAGTGTTTGGCACGTGAATCCTGAATCTGTCAAGGCATCCACTGTTTCTGGAGATTCCTTGGTCTCGCATCGG GTTGTGAGTAACGAGAATGAGAACTTGACAATAGCAGCTGAGAAAGAAATCTCGGTAGAAGGACACGAGGGTGTGTTTTTTGACGGGAAAATGTTGAGATTTCATGCTGAACAAGACGTGAGCCTTTTG TCCAAAGAGATTGTCTTCGATGCCTCCGGAGGAGTTTATTTTGGGGATCGTTTGCCAGTAGCAGATTCTGGATCCCCTTCAGCTGAAGTGTACAAGTTGTGTGCTTGCGTCAATAATGGTAAGCTGTTCCGTGTCAAAGCAACAGTAAACAATCCGACCTGTGCAACCGCTGAGATAATTTGTTGA